In Methanobacteriaceae archaeon, a single window of DNA contains:
- a CDS encoding amidohydrolase family protein: protein MFTIANGIILKGMDLVPARENIVVGDGKIIEIGKDVLEGEIIDVDGAIVCPSFINGHMHIGDSIIKDEGYGYSLSEMVKPPNGIKHVALSKASDDDLVEAMKSSMWDMVNSGTTHFIDYREGGLKGVKLLKKAAEGIPIKSIILGRDDSFYGDDPDLSKVKIAVRKLLKIADGIAPSGFGEITTDVADIISKECKKEGKISSIHVAESESNQIESLNDCGLSEIEKGVNSKFSQLVHLTNPKNNDLDGVLQSNQNTVVCPRANATLNVGVVPLPQMLDLGIKPMIGTDNVMLNSPNMLRELEFSLKIMSVCYRKYIDPCELLKMATTNVCGFDINNVVQKSVILEDNLAQFNVFNSFSKNPYLNIINRCETKNILYRINKKIIHNI, encoded by the coding sequence ATGTTCACTATAGCAAACGGAATCATATTAAAAGGAATGGATTTAGTTCCAGCACGTGAAAATATTGTTGTTGGTGATGGAAAAATCATTGAAATTGGAAAAGATGTCTTAGAAGGTGAAATAATTGATGTTGATGGAGCTATTGTTTGCCCATCATTCATAAATGGTCATATGCATATAGGAGACTCTATCATTAAAGATGAGGGCTATGGTTATTCATTAAGTGAGATGGTGAAACCTCCTAATGGAATTAAACATGTGGCATTGTCTAAGGCCAGTGATGATGATTTAGTCGAAGCAATGAAATCTTCTATGTGGGATATGGTTAATAGTGGTACAACTCACTTTATTGATTATCGTGAAGGTGGACTAAAAGGAGTTAAGCTATTAAAAAAAGCAGCTGAAGGTATTCCAATAAAATCAATTATTTTAGGACGTGACGACAGTTTTTATGGCGATGATCCTGATTTAAGTAAAGTAAAAATAGCTGTTCGTAAACTCTTAAAAATTGCTGATGGTATTGCACCAAGTGGTTTTGGGGAAATTACAACTGATGTTGCAGATATAATCTCAAAAGAATGTAAAAAAGAGGGAAAAATATCTTCAATTCATGTTGCAGAATCAGAATCTAATCAGATAGAATCTTTAAATGATTGTGGTTTGTCTGAAATTGAAAAGGGAGTTAATTCTAAATTCTCTCAGTTGGTACATCTTACAAATCCAAAAAATAATGATTTAGATGGTGTTTTGCAGTCTAATCAAAATACTGTTGTATGTCCAAGAGCTAATGCAACATTAAATGTTGGTGTGGTTCCATTGCCTCAAATGCTTGATTTAGGTATAAAACCTATGATTGGAACTGATAATGTAATGCTTAATTCACCAAATATGCTTCGTGAATTGGAGTTTAGTTTAAAAATCATGTCAGTGTGTTATAGAAAGTATATTGATCCATGTGAGTTATTAAAAATGGCAACTACAAATGTCTGTGGATTTGATATTAATAATGTAGTTCAAAAATCAGTAATTTTGGAGGATAATTTGGCTCAATTTAATGTGTTTAATTCATTTTCCAAAAATCCATACCTTAATATAATAAATCGATGTGAAACGAAAAATATATTATATAGGATTAATAAAAAAATTATTCATAATATATAA
- a CDS encoding universal stress protein yields MMYKKILVPTDGSEFAKKAQKQALFLANVCGAEIIAISVTENNFVSGLPLDDEVYQLNQILKERSEENLEEFDKLNKNDLKITHVIKEGLPAKVILEVAKEEDVDLIVMGSSGKSGFDRFIMGSVADKVVNSAKCAVLVVH; encoded by the coding sequence ATGATGTATAAAAAAATACTTGTTCCAACAGATGGTTCAGAATTTGCAAAAAAAGCACAAAAACAAGCTTTATTTTTAGCAAATGTCTGTGGGGCGGAAATAATCGCTATAAGTGTTACAGAAAATAATTTTGTTAGCGGACTCCCATTAGATGACGAAGTATATCAGTTAAATCAAATTTTAAAAGAAAGATCTGAAGAAAATCTTGAGGAATTTGATAAATTGAATAAAAATGATTTAAAGATTACTCATGTAATTAAAGAAGGTTTGCCTGCTAAAGTTATCCTTGAGGTAGCTAAAGAAGAAGATGTTGATTTAATTGTAATGGGCAGTTCTGGCAAATCCGGATTTGATAGATTTATTATGGGTAGTGTTGCAGATAAAGTTGTTAATTCAGCTAAATGTGCAGTACTTGTAGTTCATTAA